A single Paenibacillus kribbensis DNA region contains:
- the thrB gene encoding homoserine kinase: protein MTVLKTARVRVPASTANLGPGFDTLGMALSLYAWIELKEAEQTAFHLYGDEMNGVPQDKTNLIYKVAQMVFREAGVAVPELDISMYSDIPLTRGLGSSASAIIGALVAANTLIGSALSDSKLFDMASAIEKHPDNVGASLFGGIITAVWDGKHAKHLRIEPDINLEVTVVIPEFQLSTSKAREVLPEHVSLKDAVYNVSHASMLVAALASGRTELIAEAMSDRLHQPYRAALVPGMTEILQDAHHHGALGVALSGAGPTLLALTDCRENRKAELEQYLTDTMSKQGINASVLKLRPESEGVKVYTEGNTLSFMDMIKGELMK from the coding sequence ATGACCGTTTTGAAAACAGCAAGGGTGCGTGTGCCTGCGAGTACCGCCAACCTGGGTCCCGGTTTTGATACATTGGGCATGGCGTTATCCCTATATGCATGGATTGAACTGAAAGAGGCCGAACAGACGGCTTTCCATCTGTACGGAGATGAAATGAATGGTGTTCCACAAGATAAAACAAATCTGATTTACAAGGTAGCACAAATGGTTTTTCGAGAAGCTGGCGTAGCTGTTCCTGAACTGGATATTTCGATGTACTCGGATATTCCGCTTACCCGTGGCTTGGGCAGCAGCGCTTCCGCCATTATAGGCGCTCTAGTGGCCGCCAATACGCTGATCGGCTCGGCTCTGTCGGATTCCAAACTGTTTGACATGGCGAGCGCTATTGAAAAGCATCCAGACAATGTTGGAGCCTCCCTGTTTGGCGGCATTATTACTGCCGTGTGGGATGGTAAGCATGCCAAGCACTTACGGATTGAGCCGGATATTAATTTGGAGGTTACGGTAGTCATTCCAGAGTTTCAATTGTCTACGTCCAAGGCCAGAGAGGTGCTGCCCGAGCATGTATCCTTGAAGGATGCTGTATACAATGTAAGTCATGCTTCGATGCTTGTAGCAGCATTGGCATCGGGCCGAACAGAGTTGATCGCTGAAGCAATGAGTGATCGGCTTCATCAGCCTTACCGCGCAGCGCTTGTACCGGGGATGACAGAGATTCTGCAGGATGCGCACCATCATGGTGCCTTAGGCGTGGCGCTCAGCGGGGCTGGACCGACACTCCTGGCGTTGACCGACTGTCGGGAGAATCGGAAAGCGGAGCTGGAACAGTATTTAACGGATACGATGAGTAAACAGGGCATCAATGCCTCCGTGTTAAAATTGCGCCCGGAGAGTGAAGGCGTTAAAGTATATACGGAAGGGAATACACTTTCTTTTATGGATATGATAAAAGGGGAACTTATGAAATGA
- the pheA gene encoding prephenate dehydratase, whose protein sequence is MKRIALLPEGTVSHEAIKYLLGDTPCELLFYKHIADVFQAVDKGEADYSVIPIENTIDGSVSLHMDWLVHEVDIQMQAEWIYPSIQNLIGHRSEFTNDRGELDLSKVVKIMSHPVALPQCKGFIQAFAPQADLESAGSTAEAVEIVKHNPGKGWTALGTKLAAAKHGLDILASKVTDHDNNFTRFVLIGHQPMSLPRTPDGQRTSILVTPPQDFPGALHQVLSAFAWRRLNLSRIESRPTKKQLGNYYFYIEILESLHSVLLPAAFAEIEALGCQVRILGSYPSYKYVEAAIEPIVKEQ, encoded by the coding sequence ATGAAACGAATTGCACTTCTTCCTGAGGGGACCGTTTCTCATGAGGCGATTAAGTATTTGCTAGGAGATACGCCCTGTGAATTACTATTTTATAAGCACATAGCAGACGTGTTTCAGGCAGTAGACAAGGGGGAGGCAGACTACAGTGTCATTCCCATTGAGAATACGATTGATGGCTCTGTAAGTTTACACATGGATTGGCTTGTACATGAAGTAGACATTCAGATGCAAGCGGAATGGATATATCCTTCCATTCAAAACCTTATTGGACATCGCAGTGAATTTACCAATGACCGGGGCGAGCTGGATTTGAGCAAAGTGGTCAAAATTATGTCTCATCCCGTAGCGCTTCCCCAGTGTAAGGGTTTCATACAGGCTTTCGCTCCTCAAGCTGATTTGGAGAGTGCAGGAAGTACGGCGGAAGCTGTCGAAATTGTTAAGCATAACCCTGGTAAAGGCTGGACCGCTCTCGGAACCAAGCTTGCGGCTGCCAAACACGGACTGGATATCTTGGCCAGTAAGGTGACGGATCACGACAACAACTTTACCCGTTTTGTTCTGATCGGTCATCAACCTATGAGTCTCCCGCGTACCCCTGATGGACAGCGGACCAGTATTCTGGTTACACCGCCGCAGGATTTTCCAGGAGCACTGCATCAGGTGTTATCCGCGTTTGCATGGCGCAGGTTGAATCTGTCCCGTATCGAATCGCGTCCAACCAAAAAGCAACTGGGCAATTATTATTTTTACATTGAAATTTTGGAGTCCCTGCATTCCGTTCTGCTCCCGGCAGCCTTTGCAGAGATTGAGGCTTTGGGGTGTCAGGTACGTATTCTTGGCTCCTATCCAAGCTACAAGTATGTTGAAGCAGCGATCGAACCAATTGTAAAGGAACAATAA
- the ilvE gene encoding branched-chain-amino-acid transaminase, translating into MAEQWIYLDGQHVTKENAKVSVYDHGFLYGDGIFEGIRIYNGNIFKCKEHLDRLYDSAKSIQLSIPLSQDEMLEAMAETIRLNEMRNGYIRLIVSRGAGNLGLDPLRCAKASVIIIVEQLAIYPEEAYLTGLKTISVSQRRNIPDALNPKIKSLNYLNNILVKIQSNYAGVGEAIMLNSQGYVTEGSADNIFIVKNGVLYTPPCYLGALEGITRNAIIDLCAELGYTLKEQPFTLHDVYVADEVFFTGTAAEVIAAYEVDGRTIGSGVAGPVTLELLAEFRKIVDQDGYKVWQN; encoded by the coding sequence ATGGCAGAACAATGGATTTATCTGGATGGGCAGCATGTAACGAAGGAAAACGCAAAGGTTTCTGTATATGATCATGGTTTCTTGTACGGAGATGGTATATTCGAAGGAATCCGTATCTATAACGGCAATATTTTTAAATGCAAAGAGCACTTGGACCGTCTGTATGATTCTGCGAAATCCATTCAGTTGAGCATTCCGTTATCTCAGGATGAAATGCTGGAAGCGATGGCTGAAACGATTCGCCTTAATGAAATGCGTAACGGATATATCCGCCTGATTGTATCTCGCGGTGCGGGGAATTTAGGACTTGATCCTCTTCGTTGTGCGAAGGCAAGTGTCATCATCATCGTGGAGCAGCTCGCCATTTACCCGGAGGAAGCTTACTTGACCGGCCTGAAAACGATCTCTGTCTCCCAGCGTCGCAATATCCCAGATGCTTTGAATCCGAAAATTAAATCGTTGAACTATCTCAACAATATCCTGGTGAAGATTCAATCTAACTATGCTGGTGTGGGCGAGGCTATTATGCTCAATTCTCAAGGCTATGTGACAGAAGGCTCCGCGGACAACATTTTCATTGTCAAAAACGGAGTGCTTTATACACCGCCTTGCTATTTGGGAGCACTTGAGGGTATAACCCGTAATGCTATCATTGATTTGTGCGCCGAGCTTGGCTATACGCTCAAAGAGCAACCTTTTACATTGCATGATGTATATGTGGCGGATGAGGTCTTTTTTACAGGAACTGCAGCGGAAGTGATTGCAGCTTATGAAGTTGATGGTCGTACGATTGGTTCCGGTGTTGCTGGTCCAGTGACTTTGGAGCTGCTGGCCGAGTTCAGGAAAATCGTCGATCAGGACGGCTATAAAGTGTGGCAGAACTAA